Below is a window of Methylosinus sp. PW1 DNA.
TGCTGGAACGCCGCTCGCGTCATCGTTTGGCGGAGATCGTGCGCCGGCTCGAGGTGCTCGAGGGCATGATCATCGTCTTCCTCAATCTCGACGAGGTGATTCGCATCATCCGCGAGGAGGACGAGCCCAAGCAGGCGCTGAAGGCGGCTTTCGAGCTCACCGACGTGCAGGTCGATTATATTCTCGACACGCGCCTGCGCGCCTTGCGCAAGCTGGAAGAGATGGAGCTGCGCAAGGAGCACGCGAAGCTGCTCGAGGAGAAGACGGAGGTCGAATCGCTGCTCGCCGACGAGGCCAAGCAGTGGAAGACGATCACCACGCAAATCCGCGAGCTGAAGAAGACGATTCTCGCCGACGCCAAGCTGGCCAAGCGGCGCACCACTTTCGAGGATGCGCCGGAGGCGACCGACATCGATCTCGCCGAGGCGCTGATCGAGCGCGAGCCGATCACCATCGTCGTGACGCAGAAGGGCTGGATACGCGCGCTGAAGGGCCATGTGGCCGATCTGACGCAGCTGCAGTTCAAGGGCGACGATGCGCTGGAGACCTCCTTCTTCGCGCAGACGACGTCCAAGGTTCTGGCGCTCGCCTCGAATGGCAAGGCCTATACGCTGGACGCCGCCAAGTTGCCCGGCGGGCGCGGCTATGGCGAGCCGATAAGGCTGATGGCCGATATCGACGAGGATGCGGCGATCGTGAAGGTTCTGCCGCAGACGCCGGACGCGCTGCTGCTGCTGATCGCCGACGACGGACGCGGATTCGTGGTCTCGCAGAACGACCTCGTCGCGACGACGCGCAAGGGCCGCGCCGTCTTCAATGTCGAGGAGACGACGAAGCTGAAGATCGTGACGCCGGCGGAGGGCGACCATGTCGCCATCATCGGCGAGAATCGCAAGCTGCTGGTGTTCCCGCTCGCCGAGGCGCCGCAAATGGCGCGCGGCAAGGGCGTGCGTCTGCAACGCTACAAGGATGGCGGGGTCGCCGACGCCAAGGTCTTCGCGCTCGCCGACGGGCTGACCTGGGTCGATTCGTCCGGCCGCACCTTTACCGTGGACAAGCGCGAGCTGAGCGAATGGCTCGCCCATAGGGCGGAGGCGGGCCGACTGCCGCCGCGTGGGTTCCCGAAGAGCAATCGATTCGGATAGGGTTGAAATATAATAGGCAATATTATAGATTTCTCATATCCAGGCCGTGGGCGTTGGCCCTGGCTATGTTGCGCGGAAGGACCCCGACGGATGCGAAAGCTAAAAATCGCTCCTTGAGAGCGAGGCGGGAGTTCTTATGGAAATCCGTTTTCCGAAATCGTTTCAGAGAGACGCGAAAAAGGCTGGGGTTTCTGACGAAGATTGCAGAATCGCTGTCGAAAAAGCCGAGCGCGGCTTGGTTGACGGTGATCTCGGCCGCGGTTTGATCAAACAGCGGATCGCCCGAAGCAACTTAGGCGCAGCAAGAGGATCGCGCGCGATCCTCTTTTACAAACGGGGAAATCTGGCTGTATTTCTGCACCTGTTCTCCAAGAGCGCGAAGGCGAATCTGACGGATTCGGAATTGGCGGAGTATCTGGAGTTCGCGCGAATCTTGGACCGGATGACGGACGTCGAGCTGCAAGCTCTCGGCGAACAACGAGGTTGGCGAAAGATCGAGCTATGACGAAAAAGAGCTACCGCAGCGACGCGCTTCGATCTCTTCACGAGATTGCAGAGGACCTGCGTGCGGTCGGCGCGATCGACAAAGCGACCATGCGGCGTTTCGACGTCAGCTGCCTGACGCCGGCCGAGCCGCTCGCGCCGGACGCCATCAAGAAAATCCGCGAAAAAGCCAATATGAGCCAGGCGACCTTCGCTTTGGCTCTGAATGTGAGCAAAATTCTCGTCAGCAAATGGGAGCGCGGCGAGACGCGCCCGAGCGGCCCCTCGCTGAAGCTGCTCGCGCTCGCCGATCGCAAAGGCATAGAGGCGATCCTGTGAGCGCCGAAAAGCGCGCGCTCGCGCCCCGTCTCGTCCGATACACGGACGCGCAATTGCGCGCGATGTCGGACGAGAGCGACTGGAAGCGAGCCGAAGCCACGACGGAAGAGCAGATCGACGCTGCGATGGCGTCGGACCCCGACGAAGCCGGAATGATCGTCGATCGGTCGACGGCTTCGATCGACCTGCCGACGAACGGGCGAGAGCGAGCCTGAAGGCTCGCGGTCCAGTTTCCGCCGCTACAACCCCGGATCGTGCGACTCGTCGATGATCTGATCCATCGTCAGCGCCGGCTCCGCCGCGCCGACATCGCCGATGACGCGG
It encodes the following:
- the parC gene encoding DNA topoisomerase IV subunit A, yielding MAKSGTTTDEGGGDALPVELRTALEERYLTYALSTITGRALPDARDGLKPVHRRILYGMQILRLDPNTPFKKCAKIVGDVMGSFHPHGDQAIYDALVRLAQDFSSRYPLVDGQGNFGNVDGDAAAAYRYTEARMTAVARLLLEGINEDAIDFRPNYSGEEQEPVVLPAAFPNLLANGAQGIAVGMATSIPPHNLNELCDAALYLISHRSANAEQLLTFVQGPDFPTGGIVVDPRAQIIETYRTGRGSFRLRARWHKEETARGQWVAVVTEIPYGVQKSRLIEKLAELVVEKKAPLAGDVRDESAEDVRVVIEPRTRTVDPALMMETLFKLSELEVRFPVNMNVLVDGAVPRVVSLDEALRQWLDHRREVLERRSRHRLAEIVRRLEVLEGMIIVFLNLDEVIRIIREEDEPKQALKAAFELTDVQVDYILDTRLRALRKLEEMELRKEHAKLLEEKTEVESLLADEAKQWKTITTQIRELKKTILADAKLAKRRTTFEDAPEATDIDLAEALIEREPITIVVTQKGWIRALKGHVADLTQLQFKGDDALETSFFAQTTSKVLALASNGKAYTLDAAKLPGGRGYGEPIRLMADIDEDAAIVKVLPQTPDALLLLIADDGRGFVVSQNDLVATTRKGRAVFNVEETTKLKIVTPAEGDHVAIIGENRKLLVFPLAEAPQMARGKGVRLQRYKDGGVADAKVFALADGLTWVDSSGRTFTVDKRELSEWLAHRAEAGRLPPRGFPKSNRFG
- a CDS encoding DNA-binding transcriptional regulator, which translates into the protein MTKKSYRSDALRSLHEIAEDLRAVGAIDKATMRRFDVSCLTPAEPLAPDAIKKIREKANMSQATFALALNVSKILVSKWERGETRPSGPSLKLLALADRKGIEAIL
- a CDS encoding type II toxin-antitoxin system RelE/ParE family toxin, giving the protein MEIRFPKSFQRDAKKAGVSDEDCRIAVEKAERGLVDGDLGRGLIKQRIARSNLGAARGSRAILFYKRGNLAVFLHLFSKSAKANLTDSELAEYLEFARILDRMTDVELQALGEQRGWRKIEL